The following are encoded together in the Pseudodesulfovibrio indicus genome:
- a CDS encoding two-component system sensor histidine kinase NtrB encodes MDVVHPEGREKGPLVALVLALIVLGLGSLYLTWQSIAQQRKIVEDHMIMTGNSILRGVDNNIFRIARTLRMGNQSAPLFRTMTEELFTELAKSEDIEFVTLFDRSGQPLVTSVKEGMHPIFQLPEAVAEDIEPGRAWHVMAEVGKTSVLLSGLQVRSGIAALLGLEEPGGEHGGGHGQRRGMGPGMGPGMGPGMMFDDSRSSVYLVVGLNAEKHMRQFRQYRQAATYQTGYVFLAAVVLWSLAFAYLRRRGASRKLVRLERFQNKLLDNMPDGLVTLAEDGEILAANRSARELLAPDEEDGSASRNPPEIVGANWHDFDFGRRTAENNPSGPVEWEQFDYQDRSLEILSLPFQEHDEDEASESRQLLVLIRDRTHIRSLEEDLNEAKRLAAIGSLAAGVAHEVRNPLSSLRGFAQLFATKLKGQAPLDQYAAAMVQEADRLNRVVTDLLYLARPRQLDPSPIDLAKVGDSLRQLMRFDFEDKQIEPEFDFGAEPVYADPDALRQVLLNLISNSLDAIQGCADCDKPGHIRLTSSQGHKGVWIIVADDGPGMDPEIRDEVFKPFVTGKKTGTGLGLAIVQNIMRAHKGRVLIESEPGKGTEMKLFFPDHVAEGD; translated from the coding sequence ATGGATGTCGTCCACCCGGAAGGAAGGGAGAAGGGTCCCCTGGTCGCCCTGGTCCTGGCGCTCATCGTGCTGGGGCTGGGGAGCCTCTATCTGACCTGGCAGTCCATTGCGCAGCAGCGCAAGATTGTCGAGGATCACATGATCATGACCGGCAACTCCATCCTGCGCGGCGTGGACAACAATATCTTCCGCATCGCCCGGACCCTGCGCATGGGCAACCAGTCCGCGCCCCTGTTCCGGACCATGACCGAAGAGCTGTTCACCGAGCTGGCCAAGTCCGAGGACATCGAGTTCGTGACCCTGTTCGACCGGTCCGGCCAGCCCCTGGTGACCTCGGTCAAGGAGGGCATGCATCCCATCTTCCAGCTGCCGGAGGCCGTGGCCGAGGACATCGAGCCGGGCCGCGCGTGGCACGTCATGGCCGAGGTCGGCAAGACCAGCGTCCTGCTCTCCGGGTTGCAGGTCCGTTCCGGCATCGCCGCGCTCCTCGGCCTGGAAGAGCCCGGCGGAGAGCACGGGGGCGGCCATGGCCAGCGCCGGGGGATGGGACCTGGCATGGGACCCGGCATGGGACCGGGCATGATGTTCGACGACTCCCGCTCCTCGGTCTACCTGGTGGTGGGCCTGAACGCCGAAAAGCACATGCGCCAGTTCCGCCAGTACCGGCAGGCCGCCACTTACCAGACCGGGTACGTGTTCCTGGCCGCCGTGGTGCTCTGGTCCCTGGCCTTCGCCTACCTGCGCAGGCGCGGTGCGAGTCGCAAACTGGTCCGGCTGGAGCGGTTCCAGAACAAGCTTCTGGACAACATGCCCGACGGCCTGGTGACCCTGGCCGAGGACGGCGAGATCCTGGCCGCCAACCGCTCGGCGCGGGAGCTTCTGGCCCCGGACGAGGAGGACGGCAGCGCTTCCCGGAACCCGCCCGAGATCGTGGGCGCCAACTGGCACGACTTCGACTTCGGCCGACGGACCGCCGAGAACAACCCCTCCGGCCCGGTGGAATGGGAACAGTTCGACTACCAGGACCGCAGCCTGGAGATTCTTTCCCTGCCCTTCCAGGAGCACGACGAGGACGAGGCCTCGGAGTCCCGGCAGTTGCTGGTGCTCATCCGCGACCGCACCCACATCCGCTCCCTGGAGGAGGACCTGAACGAGGCCAAGCGGCTGGCCGCCATCGGCTCCCTGGCCGCGGGCGTGGCCCACGAGGTGCGCAATCCGCTCTCCTCCCTGCGCGGCTTTGCCCAGCTCTTCGCCACCAAGCTCAAGGGCCAGGCCCCGCTGGACCAGTACGCCGCGGCCATGGTCCAGGAGGCGGACCGCCTCAACCGCGTGGTCACGGACCTGCTCTACCTGGCGCGTCCCCGCCAGCTGGACCCGTCCCCCATCGACCTGGCCAAGGTCGGCGACTCGCTCAGGCAGCTCATGCGTTTTGATTTCGAGGACAAGCAGATCGAGCCGGAGTTCGACTTCGGGGCCGAGCCGGTCTACGCCGACCCGGACGCCCTGCGCCAGGTGCTGCTCAACCTCATCTCCAACAGTCTGGACGCCATCCAGGGGTGCGCCGACTGCGACAAGCCCGGCCACATCCGGTTGACCTCCAGCCAGGGACACAAAGGGGTCTGGATCATCGTGGCCGACGACGGTCCGGGCATGGACCCCGAGATCCGGGACGAGGTGTTCAAGCCCTTCGTCACCGGCAAGAAGACCGGCACCGGGCTGGGGCTGGCCATCGTCCAGAACATCATGCGCGCCCACAAGGGCCGCGTGCTGATCGAATCCGAACCGGGCAAGGGGACCGAGATGAAGCTCTTCTTCCCGGATCACGTCGCCGAAGGCGACTAA
- a CDS encoding RHS repeat domain-containing protein: protein MEERQRRLSHNQFGSPYQVVGKHDNVIKEIVYDPFGGIIEDTNPGFRIPLGFAGGLHDRDLGFVRFGWRDYDVKTGRLTAPDPIGDRGGDPGWYGYCLDDPVNGVDPAGLEGSSPVPGVEFDKNGIPTNELGLEPPDFMLDPVMDWLPAIPVGKAVKKSRSGQSQSLSDRQRIQCR from the coding sequence TTGGAGGAGCGCCAGCGACGGCTCTCCCACAACCAGTTCGGCTCCCCGTACCAGGTTGTGGGTAAGCACGACAACGTGATAAAGGAAATCGTGTACGACCCGTTCGGCGGGATCATCGAGGACACAAACCCGGGCTTCCGCATCCCCCTCGGCTTCGCGGGCGGCCTGCACGACCGGGACCTGGGTTTCGTCCGCTTCGGCTGGCGCGACTACGACGTCAAAACCGGCAGATTGACCGCGCCTGATCCCATCGGGGATCGGGGCGGTGACCCGGGCTGGTACGGCTACTGCTTGGATGATCCGGTAAACGGGGTAGACCCGGCGGGGTTGGAAGGCTCGTCGCCAGTGCCAGGAGTTGAGTTTGATAAAAATGGAATTCCAACCAACGAACTAGGTCTGGAGCCTCCGGATTTTATGCTAGACCCCGTAATGGATTGGCTACCGGCTATCCCCGTTGGCAAAGCTGTAAAAAAAAGTCGGAGCGGCCAGTCGCAGAGCTTATCAGACAGGCAGAGAATTCAATGTCGGTAA
- a CDS encoding SGNH/GDSL hydrolase family protein, which yields MPDALRELLAGADAEDWFHGRTPFNQFEIIAPSDEPPRLLVLNLFHENTPLLVHNRDGFAFYLDHAALAARPDLAQRVQAECTGLRPNPATYLQRYGRFLAVLRKRFPKVPILVASRLSHHPAFGPDPYSYLNGWSGLSREAPSHFKIWEHELGVRVLDADRVFAGAWSESDRCIEPHCPFLKIRLEESGGRVTGLHAGRDLEHVGSLWARLADKIAAFLETGRVEYSENEAVPPEWSRPWRPAVMDEETMIDRFATRDNYPWAEAVGAFFLDLRQDYTRLLAAAGEFMPVCHNTLHMIRNYGRIFKNPLMAQFCDNHRPAAQAFLGNGPLYQANYLARLDEIRAHALS from the coding sequence GTGCCGGACGCGCTCCGCGAGCTGCTCGCCGGAGCCGACGCCGAGGACTGGTTCCACGGCAGGACGCCCTTCAACCAGTTCGAGATCATCGCCCCCTCGGACGAGCCGCCCCGGCTCCTGGTCCTCAACCTGTTCCACGAGAACACGCCGCTGCTGGTCCACAACCGCGACGGGTTCGCCTTCTACCTGGACCATGCCGCCCTGGCCGCCCGGCCCGACCTGGCCCAACGCGTCCAGGCCGAGTGCACCGGGCTGCGCCCCAACCCGGCCACCTACCTGCAGCGGTACGGCCGGTTCCTGGCCGTGCTCCGCAAGCGGTTCCCGAAGGTCCCGATCCTCGTCGCCTCACGGCTCTCGCACCACCCGGCCTTCGGCCCGGACCCATATTCATACCTCAACGGCTGGTCCGGCCTGAGCCGCGAGGCGCCCAGCCATTTCAAAATTTGGGAGCACGAACTCGGCGTGCGCGTGCTGGATGCGGACCGGGTCTTCGCCGGAGCCTGGTCCGAGTCCGACCGGTGCATCGAGCCGCACTGCCCGTTCCTCAAGATCCGGCTGGAGGAGTCCGGCGGCCGCGTCACCGGGCTGCACGCCGGCCGCGACCTGGAACACGTCGGCTCCCTGTGGGCCAGGCTCGCGGACAAGATCGCCGCCTTCCTGGAAACCGGGCGCGTCGAGTATTCGGAAAACGAGGCCGTGCCCCCGGAGTGGAGCCGCCCCTGGCGACCCGCCGTCATGGACGAGGAGACCATGATCGACCGCTTCGCCACCCGCGACAACTACCCGTGGGCCGAGGCCGTGGGCGCGTTCTTCCTGGACCTCCGGCAGGATTACACCCGCCTGCTGGCCGCCGCCGGGGAGTTCATGCCCGTGTGCCACAACACCCTGCACATGATCCGCAACTACGGGCGCATCTTCAAGAACCCGCTCATGGCCCAGTTCTGCGACAACCACCGGCCCGCCGCCCAGGCCTTCCTCGGCAACGGCCCCCTCTACCAGGCCAACTACCTCGCCCGCCTCGACGAGATCAGGGCGCATGCGTTGAGTTAG
- a CDS encoding MBL fold metallo-hydrolase — MVKLTVETFILGPQETNCYLLSREGRAVVVDAGIEPKRLVERISALGLTLEAVYLTHFHMDHIGGVKELLEVHPAPVFASAGDEFLRELSFEAGGNREFAPFIDFPYTAIGPGKRTVLGQPMLVLDTPGHTPGSLSYFFPAAGCVFTGDLIFMIAVGRTDLPRGSSSDLLGSVRSRIFGLPGETRIYSGHGPMTTVCHEQANNPHFIFS; from the coding sequence GTGGTCAAGCTGACCGTCGAGACCTTCATCCTCGGTCCCCAGGAGACCAACTGCTACCTTCTCAGCCGGGAGGGGCGGGCGGTCGTGGTGGACGCCGGGATCGAGCCGAAGCGGCTCGTCGAGCGCATCTCGGCCCTGGGGCTCACGCTGGAAGCGGTCTACCTGACCCACTTTCACATGGACCATATCGGCGGGGTCAAGGAACTCCTTGAGGTCCATCCCGCGCCGGTCTTCGCCAGCGCCGGGGACGAGTTCCTGCGGGAGCTGTCCTTCGAGGCGGGCGGCAACCGGGAGTTCGCGCCGTTCATCGATTTTCCGTACACCGCCATCGGCCCGGGCAAGCGCACGGTCCTGGGCCAGCCCATGCTCGTCCTGGACACGCCGGGACATACGCCGGGCAGCCTGTCCTACTTCTTCCCGGCGGCCGGGTGCGTGTTCACCGGCGACCTGATCTTCATGATCGCGGTGGGGCGCACGGATCTGCCGCGCGGCAGCTCGTCCGACCTGCTCGGGTCCGTCCGCTCGCGGATATTCGGCCTGCCCGGAGAGACCCGCATCTATTCGGGCCACGGCCCCATGACCACGGTGTGCCACGAACAGGCGAACAACCCGCATTTTATTTTTTCCTGA
- a CDS encoding OprD family outer membrane porin: MLRKITGLALALLLSLLFTAAAFAADEEKKASEWGTVTGQARLYYFTQRNKTTGDDFDNIKESFALGGWLKYETPWLMDHFGGGAALYGTMPISGELNQRKQGGTGLLDPANNEGFAVLGEAYLKARYSETEARVWRQRLETPFINSNDSRMLPQSYEAYGFKSSDIDTVQASLYWVDKEKARDSEVFEPMTKMAGLDGTDGGVLMAGVDWTPVDDYPTRFWNYYAPDLDNTFFTELKYLFGDPQGVAYELLFQGVDQRSVGEQRAGNYSTGEAGLMGTLKYAGISLNVGGSIVDDSYGIRNSWGNYPFFNNLMSYAFNRAGEKTLLLGVGYDFSRVGFKGFKADVKAGFGDTPDSGRNASPDRNEYDLNTYYDFDGELKGLSLLGRFSYQDADGDLGGKDGFQVRLRLQYNFQLL, from the coding sequence GTGCTCAGAAAAATCACCGGCCTTGCCCTGGCCCTGCTGCTGTCCCTGCTGTTCACCGCCGCCGCTTTCGCCGCCGACGAGGAAAAGAAGGCGTCGGAATGGGGAACCGTCACCGGCCAGGCCCGGCTCTATTACTTCACCCAGCGGAACAAGACCACGGGAGACGATTTCGACAACATCAAGGAGTCCTTCGCCCTGGGCGGCTGGCTCAAATACGAGACCCCGTGGCTGATGGATCATTTCGGCGGCGGCGCGGCCCTGTACGGGACCATGCCGATCTCCGGGGAGCTGAACCAGCGGAAGCAGGGCGGCACCGGGCTGCTCGACCCCGCGAACAACGAGGGCTTCGCGGTCCTGGGCGAGGCGTACCTCAAGGCGCGCTATTCCGAGACCGAGGCGCGGGTCTGGCGGCAGCGGCTGGAGACCCCGTTCATCAACAGCAACGACAGCCGGATGCTGCCGCAGTCCTATGAGGCCTACGGGTTCAAATCCTCGGACATCGACACCGTGCAGGCCAGCCTGTACTGGGTGGACAAGGAAAAGGCGCGGGACTCCGAGGTCTTCGAGCCCATGACCAAAATGGCCGGGCTGGACGGCACCGACGGCGGCGTGCTCATGGCCGGCGTGGACTGGACCCCGGTGGACGACTACCCGACCCGGTTCTGGAACTACTACGCCCCGGACCTGGACAACACCTTCTTCACCGAGTTGAAGTATCTGTTCGGCGATCCCCAGGGCGTGGCCTACGAGCTGCTCTTCCAGGGCGTGGACCAGCGCAGCGTGGGCGAGCAGCGCGCGGGCAACTACTCCACCGGCGAGGCCGGGCTGATGGGCACGCTCAAGTACGCCGGGATATCCCTGAACGTGGGCGGGTCCATCGTGGACGACTCCTACGGCATCCGCAATTCCTGGGGCAACTACCCGTTCTTCAACAACCTGATGAGCTACGCCTTCAACCGGGCGGGCGAAAAGACGCTGCTCCTCGGCGTGGGGTACGACTTCTCCCGCGTGGGGTTCAAGGGGTTCAAGGCCGACGTCAAGGCCGGGTTCGGCGACACCCCGGACTCGGGCCGCAACGCGTCCCCGGACCGCAACGAGTACGACCTGAACACGTATTACGATTTCGACGGCGAACTGAAGGGGCTGAGCCTGCTCGGCCGGTTCTCCTACCAGGATGCGGACGGGGACCTGGGCGGCAAGGACGGTTTCCAGGTCCGGCTGCGGTTGCAGTATAATTTCCAGCTGCTATAG
- a CDS encoding HDOD domain-containing protein, translated as MAVENVSPTNGAEYSPETLEAAKKLLTKRFKYISKPDDALKRLARLGARRVAVDMTRHPERYALMESVSPLPDIQPLDPLDILRHDHQLPALPQVFLELQQAIGSRSTSADDLASIISQDPGLTAFLLRMVNSAFYSLPMQIDTISRAVTVVGVNQLSTLAVGTSVMSLFKDVPADIIDMEQFWKHSVCCGLIARRLCRITGKGDPERAFVSGLLHDIGQLILLQTESERAVAVHAHARAKDVLLFAEEKALLGFDHATLGGMLLRKWNFPYVLVSAVLEHHHPKPANKEAEPFLVHCAETIATGLGVGSSGEYFVQPPNRTVWDAMGLTPERLDEMVEDLDEELEEAFGILIKP; from the coding sequence ATGGCAGTTGAAAACGTTTCTCCCACAAACGGGGCCGAATACAGCCCTGAAACGCTTGAAGCCGCGAAAAAACTGCTGACCAAGCGGTTCAAATACATCAGCAAACCCGACGACGCCCTGAAGCGGCTGGCCCGGCTCGGCGCGCGCCGGGTGGCCGTGGACATGACCCGGCACCCGGAGCGGTACGCGCTCATGGAGAGCGTGTCGCCCCTGCCCGACATCCAGCCCCTGGACCCGCTGGACATCCTGCGCCACGACCACCAGCTTCCGGCCCTGCCCCAGGTGTTCCTGGAGCTGCAGCAGGCCATCGGCTCCCGGTCCACCTCGGCCGACGACCTGGCCTCGATCATCAGCCAGGACCCCGGCCTGACCGCGTTTCTCCTGCGCATGGTCAACTCCGCCTTCTACTCCCTGCCCATGCAGATCGACACCATCTCGCGGGCCGTGACCGTGGTCGGCGTGAACCAGCTCTCCACCCTGGCCGTGGGCACCTCGGTCATGTCCCTGTTCAAGGACGTGCCCGCCGACATCATCGACATGGAGCAATTCTGGAAACACTCGGTCTGCTGCGGGCTGATCGCGCGCAGGCTGTGCCGCATCACCGGCAAGGGGGACCCGGAGCGGGCCTTCGTCTCGGGCCTGCTGCACGACATCGGCCAGCTCATCCTGCTCCAGACCGAGTCGGAACGGGCCGTGGCCGTCCACGCCCATGCCCGCGCCAAGGACGTGCTCCTGTTCGCCGAGGAGAAGGCGCTGCTCGGCTTCGACCACGCCACCCTTGGCGGCATGCTGCTGCGCAAATGGAATTTCCCCTACGTTCTGGTCTCGGCGGTGCTGGAACACCATCACCCCAAGCCCGCGAACAAGGAAGCCGAGCCGTTCCTGGTCCACTGCGCCGAGACCATCGCCACCGGTCTGGGCGTCGGGTCCAGCGGCGAATACTTCGTGCAGCCGCCCAACCGTACCGTCTGGGACGCCATGGGGCTGACCCCGGAGCGGCTGGACGAGATGGTCGAGGACCTGGACGAGGAACTGGAAGAGGCGTTCGGCATCCTCATAAAGCCCTGA
- a CDS encoding NifU family protein — translation MLDKVQAVLDKVRPMLQADGGDVELVEVTDTGIVKVRLTGACKGCPMSQMTLRNGIERIILKEIPEVKGVEAVQE, via the coding sequence ATGCTCGATAAAGTGCAAGCCGTGCTGGACAAGGTCCGGCCCATGCTGCAGGCCGACGGCGGCGACGTGGAACTGGTGGAGGTCACCGACACCGGCATCGTCAAGGTCCGCCTGACCGGGGCCTGCAAAGGCTGTCCCATGTCCCAGATGACGCTACGAAACGGCATCGAACGGATCATTCTCAAGGAAATCCCCGAAGTGAAGGGCGTCGAGGCCGTTCAGGAATAA